TGAGTCGACGTGCTACTGCGCGTCGGCGGCGAGGGTCTCCGCAGTCGCCTCGGCGGTGATCCGGTCGAACTGGGCGCCCATCGCCTCCGCCAGCGCGTGGGCGGCCGACAGCGGCCGGACCATCACGGTGAACTCGTCGATCAGCCCGTCCTCGTCGAAGTGCAGGAAGTCGCAGCCGTGCACCTCACGACCGTCGACCGTCGCCCGGAACACCAGCGCGTGGTCGCGGCCGCCCGGGTCGGCGATCTCCCGCTCGTACCGGAAGTCCTCGAAGACCCGCAGCACCGCGCGCAGGATCGCGGCCGTGATCGGCTTGCCCGGGTACGGCTTGAACGCGACGGGGCTGCTGAACACGACGTCGTCGGCGAGCAGGGCGATCACGGCCTGCTCGTCACGGGCCTCGACGGCCTGGCGGAACGGGTGCATGGCGGGTCTCCTGGATAGTCACAGAATTGACTAGGTGTACCCGGGAGTATCGGCCCGTCCTTGCTTGCTGTCCAGCGTTTCACGACCACCTTCAGCCAGTCGCAGAGTTGACCAGGTCGGTGCTAGCTTGAGCGGCATGGCACTGCGGAACGCGCTGATGGCCGCCCTGCTGGAGGGCGAAGCCTCCGGGTACGACCTCGCCAAGGGCTTCCACGCCTCGGTGGCGAACTTCTGGGCGGCGACGCCGCAGCAGCTGTACCGCGAACTGGACCGGATGGCGTCGGACGGCCTGGTCAGCGCCCGCACCGTCCGCCAGGAGAAGCGCCCCGACAAGCGCCTGTTCTCGCTCACCGAGGCCGGCCTGGCCGCCGTCCGCGCCTACACCGCCGAACCGCCGGCCCGGCCCAGCACCATCCGGGACGAACTGCTGGTCAAGGTGCAGAGCCTGGACGCCGGCGACGCCGCGGCCGTCCGCACCGCGATCATCGAACGAATGGAATGGGCGCGCGGCAAACTCGCCCGCTACGAACGCCTGCGCCACCGCCTGCTGGACGGCCGCACCGAGGAGCAGCACCTCAACGAGGCCGAACGGGTCGGCCCCTACCTCACCCTGCTGCGCGGCATGGAGTTCGAGCGCGAGAACCTGCGCTGGGGCGAGTTCGCGCTCGGCGTGCTCGACCGGCGGGCGGCCCTGCGCGCCTGACCCCTACTCACTTGGTCACTCACTTGGTCGACCAGGTTCACCAGGCGCGGGCGGCGGCCAGCAGACGCTCCCGGACGACCGCCAGGTGCGGGTTCGGCGCCGGGTCCGGACGGTGCACCAGGTAGGCGGTGTTGATCGGCGGATCGTCCGGCAGGTGCAGCGGGACGAGCGCGCCGGACGCCAGCTCCGCCCGGCACAGGTACTCGGGCAGCACGCTCCAGCCCGCGCCCGCCACCACGGCAGCCCGGACGGCGCGCAGGTCGGGCACCGTCACGGCGGCCCGGGCGTGCAGGCGGCGCCCGAACACGTGCCGCCAGTAGCGGCGGACGATCGGCAGGTCGTCCGCGTAACTGACCAGCGGCAGCCGGGGCAGCGCCGCCGCCAGCTCCTCGGCGGCCGCACCCACGGGCCCGGGGCTGGCCGGCCAGTCCGGGGCGGCGACCAGCACGAACTCCTCGTCCGCCAGCGGCTCCGCGAGCAGCGCCCGGCCGGTCGGTCGCCGGGTCGCCACCACCAGGTCGTGGCGGCCGGCGCGCAGCTCCGCCAGCAGCGGATCCGTCAGCCCGGCGGACACCCGCAGTCGCACCCCGTCCGCGACCAGCGGCGCGAGGGCGGCGAGCAGCACGGTGCCGATCAGCTCGGCCGGGCCGGCCAGGTGCACCGGCTCCGCGGGAGGGTGCTCGTCCGCCGCGCCGGCCAGCCGGTCCAGCGGCTCCGCGACCCGCGCGGCCAGCTCGTCCGCGGCAGGCAGCGCCGCCGCCCCGCGCGCCTGCCGCTCGAACAACTCTCGCCCCTGGCGCTGCTCCAGGGACCGGACCTGCGCCGTCACCGTCGACTGCGACAGCCCCAGCTGCCGGGCCGCGGCCGTGAACGAGCCCAGGCGGTACACCGCGAGGAAGGTGCGCAGCTGGTTGAGGTCCGGCTGGCCGCCGGGTGCGAGGGCGTGATCCTGCACCGAGTTCACCGAGTTCACCGAGTTCACCGAGTGCGTGGAGTTCGTTGGGTCGGTGGGACTCGGACGCTGACCCTGACGCCGACGCGGGCGTGATCGTTCATCTGACGAGCGTACCGGCGGTGTGGCCGCGCCAGCCATCGGAATGTCGATGGCAGCCATCGGTGCTGCCATTGGCAACCGATGGCTCGGCCGGTCTACGGTCGATCCGTACCGTGACGCACCCCGACCCGTTCAAGGAACGTGACATGTCGAAGATCCTGTTCGT
The DNA window shown above is from Streptomyces sp. TLI_171 and carries:
- a CDS encoding LysR family transcriptional regulator — its product is MQDHALAPGGQPDLNQLRTFLAVYRLGSFTAAARQLGLSQSTVTAQVRSLEQRQGRELFERQARGAAALPAADELAARVAEPLDRLAGAADEHPPAEPVHLAGPAELIGTVLLAALAPLVADGVRLRVSAGLTDPLLAELRAGRHDLVVATRRPTGRALLAEPLADEEFVLVAAPDWPASPGPVGAAAEELAAALPRLPLVSYADDLPIVRRYWRHVFGRRLHARAAVTVPDLRAVRAAVVAGAGWSVLPEYLCRAELASGALVPLHLPDDPPINTAYLVHRPDPAPNPHLAVVRERLLAAARAW
- a CDS encoding PadR family transcriptional regulator; this translates as MALRNALMAALLEGEASGYDLAKGFHASVANFWAATPQQLYRELDRMASDGLVSARTVRQEKRPDKRLFSLTEAGLAAVRAYTAEPPARPSTIRDELLVKVQSLDAGDAAAVRTAIIERMEWARGKLARYERLRHRLLDGRTEEQHLNEAERVGPYLTLLRGMEFERENLRWGEFALGVLDRRAALRA
- a CDS encoding nuclear transport factor 2 family protein, yielding MHPFRQAVEARDEQAVIALLADDVVFSSPVAFKPYPGKPITAAILRAVLRVFEDFRYEREIADPGGRDHALVFRATVDGREVHGCDFLHFDEDGLIDEFTVMVRPLSAAHALAEAMGAQFDRITAEATAETLAADAQ